The nucleotide sequence TCATAGTATATCTTTTAATCAGAAACAGAATTGACGAGAAAAGCTTATCATGGTCTCTATTGAGAGAAAATAAAATATCCTTAGTATTAATTCTAGTTTCATTAATTATTGGCGTTCTCGTAATACCACAGACCTTACAACATTTTTCATCTCTCCTAATAGCCTCTATATACCCTCAGTATACGTCCTTAAATTACATTTATGACAATGTGTACTTCAAACTAACATATTGGTTCATATTATTTGGAGTATTTTCTTTTCTGCCCATATTCTCACCCCTTGAACTAATTCCAGCTTTACCTTACCTACTTGTTGGACTCTTTTCCTCCTATATACCATATTACTCCTATGGATATTATCCGTATTATTTTCTAGCTCTTCCTATGCTGATTATGGGATTCATAAGGACAATTAACTTAATTAAAGATGATAAGAGGACAATGTTAATTTCGTATGTGTTCATATTCCTGTTTAATGTTGCGTTATTATATGTGATACTTGAATAATGAATACGGAAGTAAATTTCAATGAAACATAAATACCTTTAATGTAGCTAGATCCTCGCAATACAAATTAAGGGCTCACCTGAGTTACATTAACTCCTCCAAAGTAAATTGTGGAATTAATTGATAATGATATTCCGATGAACGCTATAGTTGAATAATAGTCTTTTATAGAGAAAGGAAGGCTAATAATTGACCAGCCATACCCCAGCTGACTACTGTCTATTATCGAGTAGTTCAAAACTTTGTTTAGAGTGCTGTCAAATACTTCTACTTTTAGAGTTGTGTTGGAATTGTTACCTAGCTTCAAGTAAAACTGAGCAACGTAATTACCCATGGCAAAATTATAATAAGGTCCATTCCATAATGTTTTGTTATAAGAAGTATTGTAGATTTTTAAAATTTCAACCTGCCTATTACTCGAAATTTCATATCTACCAATATTATTTGTAGTATTTACTCCTGTTAGAAGGTAATTAGGTCCGAAAAACTTCGAAAATGGCTTAAAGTAGACTACCTTACCTGTGTAATTCAACTTTAGCAATATTAGATTATCACCCTCAGCAATAATACTATAGTTTCCCTTCAACATAGTAAGTTCATTTGATTGACCACTAAGTAATACGTACTGAGGAGTATTGGGTAAGTAAGTTATCATATAGCTCGTATTGAAATAGCCATATATTGGATAAGCGTTAACGTCATTTGCAACAAATGGGAAAAGATTACTACTGGCTATAACTACAGCGTTGTGAGGTATTAAGGATGTCATAATACTTATTACTTCATAGTTTGCTAGAGCAGTAGATAATGATAATTTCGGATTATAGCCACCACTGAAAATCCTTGATGAGTTGGATGGCTGGAAATTATCATAAAGATAGGGATTTAAGGCTACAGAAAGCATAAACATTACAAATATACTTACAATTATTATTCTATAGTTTTTTATTAATCTACTTATTGCGTAAACCATGGCAACTACAAACATGCCTGCGCCTATTAGAGGATATTGCCAACCTATTTCAAAGTAGGGTACATGGTTGGAAAAAAGGATCAACAGAATGTAAGGTGCTCCAGGCAAAAGTTCAGTGGGCGCAAATATCGGAAGAAAACCGAAGGAGGCTAGGAGGATTACTAAGAAATTAATCTTATCATACCAAAATAAAGAGATTCCAGAGAGATACAAACTAGAAATTCTCGATGAGTAATAAGAGGAATATCCTGTTGGAGGCGATACTGAAAAAATCGTGCTAAAATATTTTGGTATTGTTAAGCCCACTGCTAAGGTTACTATGATTATGATTATGAAAAGTTTATTCTTTCGTATGAAAGTAGCTAGATCATAAGAAAATCCTTCCTTAACATTCTCCTCTTTGGTTCTCCTATTTCTCATAATCAGATAAATCATAAAGAAAATCACGATCGGATAGGCAGCTTCCATTGTTAGAATTAAAAAGACTATAAAAAGCGTAAATTTTTTCCATTCTTTCCTTAGATAATAGTAAAAAGCTCCCATATAGAATAACGGAAAAAGAGCTTCAGCGTGAAAGTCAAAGAGCAAACCTGAAATTATCAAGGGGTTGAATAAATATAAAATGGTTAAAATTAAAGGAAGCCTCAAATTCCGATTATTTCCGAGAACAATATTAGCTATTCTGTAAAGATATATGGAAGAGATTGATATTACCACAGTTTGAATTATTGATAGAGTTAACCATGAAGGAAATAAGTAGTAGATTGGAATAACTAAGAAGAGTATTAAATAAGGATGAATGGCTAAACCACTTAAAGCACCAAAAGACAAGAAGTTTGCTGCATCATAGAATATTTTTCCACCATAAATTGTAGAGTAAAACTCCTGCATAAATAACCCTAGGTCAAAGGCACCAGATAATAGGTCGTAAAGCCTAATAAAGAATAGAAAGTTGACTATTACATTAAAGAATATAATTGCTAAGAGTAGGATCAGCGTTTCGCCCTTTAATGAAAATTTTAACTTCATTCTCTAAGATAGGTTATATGGAGTTATTTAATAGTTTATCCTGATCAACTAGCCATGATAAGCGACCTGAGAAATTCTTCGACAGTAGTCAATATATTTATTGCCAAGGAGTAAAACCGATATATATGTGCAAAAATAATCATTACTTACATGTGATATGAAGTTTATTTTTATACGTGTATGTTGAGATATTAAGTGGCGAAATTGATTGAAAAATTGTCAAAAATGTGGTTACTCTAACCCTGATGACGCAAAGTATTGTGTAGCGTGTGGATATCCTTTTCCTGAGTCAACTTCTGAACAACAAACACCTTCACAACCTCAACCTGCACCAGAATCTCCTAAGAGACCATTTCCACTGTTTAGGGTTATTGCAGCAGTCGTGGCTATAGTGATTGTAATTGGTGTAGTAGCTATATTATTAAACACTAATTCTGTATTCAAATCCACTCCTAATTTCAGTGCCGCGGCAGATAACTCCTTTGGAGGAAATTGGATGACACAAAAGAATGAGTCTGGTGTAGCCCAAAGATCTAACAACTCAATAGTCATTACCTACTTAAATGGCTCTACGACTTCTATACCCCTTTCTCAAATCTTGAACACTCCAGGTAACGGTATTCTATTTACTGCATCTAGTAAACTAGAGGTATATGATTTAGTTAATGGGACTAATCAGATTGTCTTGGAGATATTTACATATAATTCAACTACATCAATGTCCATGATAAATCCTCTTCTAACAAACGCCGAGGCTTATTATACTGCCTACAATTACTCTAAGGGCACATTTTATTTGACTCAAGGTGAGGCATTTACCACATATGGTCTGAAACTATTTATTGTAGACTTTTACAATTTTATGCCTACAGTACAGAATGTTACAACTTTTCTAAATCAAATTGTAAGTTAAAACCCTTTTACTCTTTTTCTTCATAATCAACAGCAACTATCTCGTTATCTACTATTTTTACCTCCTCTGAGTCAATCTTACTTCTACATTAGTCCTTTAATATAAACTAAATGTATTTCGTTTCCGCACTGACATATCTTAGCATCTACTAATCTTAACCTAGGTGACTCATCTCCCTGAAAACCTTCTCCCTGAGCTAAACTTACTCCATTACCAAATATCCTGGGTGAGACTGTGACCCTAATTTCGTCATACAGTTTCTCGTGAATCACACTC is from Sulfolobus acidocaldarius DSM 639 and encodes:
- a CDS encoding DUF2079 domain-containing protein, whose amino-acid sequence is MTIVNLAQSNREIVELLVPIIVGYMSLFISSIFVYRIGKIILRRDSISLISAIIFLLNPSTIFCLLYSPKNYGFASVGYYFVPLLYLMSYYYYLKKDWKKFTAFTVALTLTSPLSYLIAITFIVYLLIRNRIDEKSLSWSLLRENKISLVLILVSLIIGVLVIPQTLQHFSSLLIASIYPQYTSLNYIYDNVYFKLTYWFILFGVFSFLPIFSPLELIPALPYLLVGLFSSYIPYYSYGYYPYYFLALPMLIMGFIRTINLIKDDKRTMLISYVFIFLFNVALLYVILE
- a CDS encoding DUF2079 domain-containing protein, whose amino-acid sequence is MKLKFSLKGETLILLLAIIFFNVIVNFLFFIRLYDLLSGAFDLGLFMQEFYSTIYGGKIFYDAANFLSFGALSGLAIHPYLILFLVIPIYYLFPSWLTLSIIQTVVISISSIYLYRIANIVLGNNRNLRLPLILTILYLFNPLIISGLLFDFHAEALFPLFYMGAFYYYLRKEWKKFTLFIVFLILTMEAAYPIVIFFMIYLIMRNRRTKEENVKEGFSYDLATFIRKNKLFIIIIIVTLAVGLTIPKYFSTIFSVSPPTGYSSYYSSRISSLYLSGISLFWYDKINFLVILLASFGFLPIFAPTELLPGAPYILLILFSNHVPYFEIGWQYPLIGAGMFVVAMVYAISRLIKNYRIIIVSIFVMFMLSVALNPYLYDNFQPSNSSRIFSGGYNPKLSLSTALANYEVISIMTSLIPHNAVVIASSNLFPFVANDVNAYPIYGYFNTSYMITYLPNTPQYVLLSGQSNELTMLKGNYSIIAEGDNLILLKLNYTGKVVYFKPFSKFFGPNYLLTGVNTTNNIGRYEISSNRQVEILKIYNTSYNKTLWNGPYYNFAMGNYVAQFYLKLGNNSNTTLKVEVFDSTLNKVLNYSIIDSSQLGYGWSIISLPFSIKDYYSTIAFIGISLSINSTIYFGGVNVTQVSP
- a CDS encoding zinc ribbon domain-containing protein; this translates as MKNCQKCGYSNPDDAKYCVACGYPFPESTSEQQTPSQPQPAPESPKRPFPLFRVIAAVVAIVIVIGVVAILLNTNSVFKSTPNFSAAADNSFGGNWMTQKNESGVAQRSNNSIVITYLNGSTTSIPLSQILNTPGNGILFTASSKLEVYDLVNGTNQIVLEIFTYNSTTSMSMINPLLTNAEAYYTAYNYSKGTFYLTQGEAFTTYGLKLFIVDFYNFMPTVQNVTTFLNQIVS